From the Hallerella porci genome, one window contains:
- the serC gene encoding 3-phosphoserine/phosphohydroxythreonine transaminase → MANKVYNFSAGPSVLPEQALKEASAACIDYANSGISILSMSHRSKPIGDMFAETEQFLRDLMGIPENYDIVFLGGGCSLLFCMVPMNLLGQNETADYTDTGVWAGKALKEAKQFGNVNVACSTKADVYNHIDKNLQMSDNAKYLHITGNNTIYGTEWHNFPKPKSGYLVCDMSSDFLARKVNVSDFGMIYGGAQKNISCAGVTVSIIRKGLLGTVDRKIPTMLNFQTHIDGANMFNTPPVFAVYVMNRTLKWLKDIGGIDAIEKINREKAALLYGALDASKVFVGTAAKEDRSMMNVPFVFNKEVVSAEKNDELAKEFLDFAKARGLQQLKGHRSVGGFRASIYNAMPIEGVQALVDCLGDFEKKVLG, encoded by the coding sequence ATGGCAAATAAAGTCTATAACTTCAGCGCAGGTCCTTCGGTCCTGCCGGAACAGGCCCTCAAAGAAGCATCTGCTGCCTGCATCGATTACGCAAACAGTGGCATCAGTATTCTTTCGATGAGCCACCGTTCAAAGCCGATTGGAGACATGTTCGCAGAAACCGAACAATTTCTCCGCGACTTGATGGGCATTCCTGAAAACTACGATATCGTGTTCCTCGGCGGTGGTTGTTCTCTCTTGTTCTGCATGGTTCCGATGAATCTTCTCGGACAAAATGAAACGGCTGACTATACCGATACCGGCGTGTGGGCGGGCAAAGCTTTGAAAGAAGCAAAGCAATTCGGCAATGTGAATGTCGCTTGCTCCACCAAGGCCGACGTTTACAATCACATTGACAAGAATTTGCAGATGAGCGATAACGCAAAATATCTGCACATCACCGGCAACAACACCATTTACGGAACCGAATGGCACAACTTCCCGAAGCCCAAATCGGGTTATCTCGTTTGCGATATGAGCTCGGACTTTCTCGCTCGTAAAGTGAACGTTTCGGACTTCGGTATGATTTACGGCGGCGCTCAAAAGAACATTAGCTGCGCTGGCGTTACCGTTTCGATTATCCGCAAAGGTCTTCTCGGCACCGTGGATCGCAAGATTCCGACAATGCTCAATTTCCAGACGCATATCGATGGCGCAAATATGTTCAACACGCCTCCGGTATTTGCAGTCTACGTGATGAACCGCACTCTCAAATGGTTGAAGGATATCGGCGGTATCGATGCCATTGAAAAAATCAACCGCGAAAAAGCAGCTCTTCTCTACGGTGCATTGGACGCTTCGAAGGTGTTCGTCGGCACGGCTGCAAAAGAAGACCGCTCGATGATGAACGTTCCGTTCGTCTTCAACAAAGAAGTGGTCTCTGCCGAAAAGAACGACGAATTGGCAAAGGAATTCTTGGATTTTGCAAAGGCTCGTGGTTTGCAACAGCTCAAGGGTCACCGTTCTGTCGGCGGCTTCCGCGCTTCGATTTACAATGCAATGCCTATCGAAGGCGTGCAGGCTTTGGTCGATTGCCTCGGCGATTTCGAAAAGAAAGTCTTGGGATAA